One Cellulomonas sp. Y8 DNA segment encodes these proteins:
- a CDS encoding NAD-dependent epimerase/dehydratase family protein, translated as MKVVVIGASGNVGTAVLRRLRDDPTVTALVGVARRTPRRTPPPPYDTTDWHAVDIGAPGPDGPVVERLRRVFAGADAVVNLAWLIQPSHDRDQLRRVNVDGMRRVLGAVVDASVPHLVVASSVGAYSPSYSDEPRDEEWDTGGIRSSDYSVDKVAVERLLDEAELRYPTLTIARLRPALVFQHAAGHEITRYFLGPFVPAGLLDNRLPVLPWPAGFRLQAVHADDLADAYREAVVRQARGPYNVAGPGIIRAADVADVVSRGRWREVPHAPVRTALQLAWHARLAPVGPGWFDMGASAPVLDTTRAERQLGFHPRYTGVQAMRQLVAGIARGAGTASPPMRPR; from the coding sequence GTGAAGGTCGTCGTCATCGGCGCCAGCGGCAACGTCGGCACCGCCGTGCTGCGCCGGCTGCGCGACGACCCGACCGTGACGGCCCTGGTCGGCGTGGCCCGGCGCACGCCGCGCCGGACGCCCCCGCCGCCGTACGACACCACCGACTGGCACGCCGTCGACATCGGCGCGCCCGGCCCGGACGGCCCGGTCGTCGAGCGGCTGCGCCGCGTGTTCGCCGGCGCCGACGCGGTCGTCAACCTCGCGTGGCTGATCCAGCCGAGCCACGACCGCGACCAGCTCCGGCGGGTCAACGTCGACGGGATGCGCCGCGTGCTCGGCGCGGTGGTCGACGCGAGCGTGCCGCACCTGGTCGTCGCGTCGTCGGTCGGGGCGTACAGCCCGTCGTACTCCGACGAGCCCCGGGACGAGGAGTGGGACACCGGCGGGATCCGGTCGTCCGACTACAGCGTCGACAAGGTCGCGGTCGAGCGGCTGCTGGACGAGGCCGAGCTGCGGTACCCGACCCTGACGATCGCGCGGCTGCGCCCGGCGCTGGTCTTCCAGCACGCCGCGGGGCACGAGATCACGCGGTACTTCCTCGGGCCGTTCGTGCCGGCGGGGCTCCTCGACAACCGGCTGCCGGTGCTGCCGTGGCCCGCGGGGTTCCGGCTGCAGGCGGTGCACGCCGACGACCTCGCCGACGCGTACCGCGAGGCGGTCGTCCGGCAGGCGCGCGGGCCGTACAACGTGGCCGGGCCGGGGATCATCCGGGCCGCCGACGTGGCCGACGTCGTGTCGCGGGGCCGGTGGCGGGAGGTGCCGCACGCCCCGGTGCGCACCGCGCTGCAGCTGGCGTGGCACGCGCGGCTCGCGCCGGTCGGGCCCGGCTGGTTCGACATGGGGGCGTCGGCGCCGGTCCTCGACACGACCCGCGCCGAGCGGCAGCTCGGGTTCCACCCGCGGTACACCGGGGTGCAGGCGATGCGGCAGCTGGTCGCGGGGATCGCGCGCGGGGCGGGGACGGCGAGCCCGCCGATGCGGCCGCGCTGA